The Microbacter sp. GSS18 genome has a segment encoding these proteins:
- a CDS encoding DEAD/DEAH box helicase, whose product MSEPGPGERYARARAKAVADREHPVTADFAASQRFELDEFQLAGCRALESGHGVLVAAPTGAGKTIVGEFAIHLAMREPGDKAFYTTPMKALSNQKFRELQAVYGADEVGLLTGDTNINASARIVVMTTEVLRNMLYADSPALRGLRYVVMDEVHYLADRFRGAVWEEVIIHLPRAVRLIALSATVSNAEEFGDWLDTVRGDTEVIVSEIRPVPLEQHVLVRDDLLPLFDDRAGVATAQVNQELMRIRSFKGANFERNRGAQSARSGGHRDGYGSRRPNRGGRRPVRAANVQRIERIDRPDVIRLLGRANLLPAIFFIFSRAGCDAAVQQVRRGGVRLTSAEERREIRETAELRMRTLPDEDLAVLGYWEWLDNLERGVAAHHAGLLPAFKEVVEELFQRKLLKAVFATETLALGINMPARTVVLEKLEKFNGEARVAITSGEYTQLTGRAGRRGIDVEGHAVIQWTEGLDPQAVAALASRRTYPLNSSFRPTYNMAVNLIDQFGRPRAREVLESSFAQFQADRSVVGLAREVKEKEESLAGYQDAMSCDRGDFAAYSSIRRELSDLEKVNRKDAGASRATRDQRQKQIASLRKRMQRHPCHQCPDREHHARWAERYWRLRRDVERTRRQIQNRTGTVARVFDRVVDVLTEVDYVAVDDEGRTVLTDAGRTMRRIYGERDLLVAESLRQGLWRTLDAPSLAALACCLVYEPRRDETGERSLPRGAFRLALTATQELWARLDDLERDHHLPGSEPVAAGLAQAMHSWARGAALDRVLIEADMAAGDFVRWAKQTIDLLDQLSLVAAPEVATTARRALDQVRRGIVAYTSV is encoded by the coding sequence ATGAGCGAGCCCGGCCCGGGCGAGCGCTACGCTCGGGCCCGGGCGAAAGCCGTCGCCGATCGCGAGCATCCCGTCACGGCCGACTTCGCGGCCTCCCAGCGGTTCGAGCTGGACGAGTTCCAGCTCGCCGGATGCCGTGCTCTGGAGTCCGGCCACGGCGTGCTGGTCGCCGCGCCGACCGGCGCGGGCAAGACGATCGTCGGCGAGTTCGCGATCCACCTCGCGATGCGCGAGCCGGGGGACAAGGCGTTCTACACGACGCCGATGAAGGCGCTGTCCAACCAGAAGTTCCGCGAGCTCCAGGCCGTGTACGGTGCGGACGAGGTGGGCCTGCTCACGGGCGACACCAACATCAACGCGTCGGCGCGCATCGTCGTGATGACCACCGAGGTCCTGCGCAACATGCTGTACGCCGACTCGCCGGCCCTGCGGGGGCTGCGCTACGTCGTGATGGACGAGGTGCACTACCTCGCCGACCGCTTCCGCGGCGCGGTGTGGGAGGAGGTCATCATCCACCTGCCGCGCGCGGTGCGGCTCATCGCGCTGTCGGCGACCGTCTCGAACGCCGAGGAGTTCGGCGACTGGCTCGACACGGTGCGCGGCGACACCGAGGTGATCGTGTCGGAGATCCGTCCCGTCCCGCTCGAGCAGCACGTGCTGGTGCGCGACGACCTGCTGCCGCTGTTCGACGACCGCGCCGGCGTCGCGACGGCGCAGGTGAACCAGGAGCTGATGCGCATCCGCTCCTTCAAAGGAGCGAACTTCGAGCGAAACCGCGGAGCGCAGTCGGCGCGCAGCGGCGGTCATCGCGACGGATACGGGTCGCGCCGGCCGAACCGGGGCGGACGCCGCCCGGTGCGGGCCGCGAACGTCCAGCGCATCGAGCGCATCGACCGGCCCGACGTCATCCGGCTGCTCGGCCGCGCCAATCTGCTCCCCGCGATCTTCTTCATCTTCAGCCGGGCCGGCTGCGACGCCGCCGTCCAGCAGGTGCGCCGGGGCGGAGTGCGGCTGACGTCGGCCGAGGAGCGTCGCGAGATCCGCGAGACCGCCGAGCTGCGGATGCGGACGCTCCCCGACGAAGACCTCGCCGTGCTCGGCTACTGGGAGTGGCTCGACAACCTCGAGCGGGGCGTCGCGGCCCACCACGCGGGACTCCTCCCGGCCTTCAAGGAGGTCGTGGAGGAGCTCTTCCAGCGCAAGCTCCTCAAGGCCGTCTTCGCCACCGAGACACTGGCGCTGGGCATCAACATGCCAGCGCGGACGGTCGTGCTCGAGAAGCTCGAGAAGTTCAACGGCGAAGCCCGCGTGGCCATCACGTCGGGGGAGTACACCCAGCTGACCGGTCGCGCCGGCCGCCGCGGCATCGACGTGGAGGGCCACGCCGTCATCCAGTGGACCGAGGGGCTGGATCCGCAGGCGGTCGCCGCGCTGGCGTCCCGGCGCACGTATCCGCTCAACTCCAGCTTCCGGCCCACGTACAACATGGCCGTCAATCTCATCGACCAATTCGGGCGCCCCCGCGCGCGCGAGGTGCTGGAGTCATCGTTCGCGCAGTTCCAGGCCGATCGGTCGGTGGTCGGGCTCGCCCGCGAGGTGAAGGAGAAGGAGGAGTCGCTCGCCGGGTACCAGGACGCGATGTCCTGCGACCGCGGGGACTTCGCCGCGTACTCCTCGATCCGCCGCGAGCTGAGCGACCTGGAGAAGGTCAACCGCAAGGACGCCGGCGCGTCGCGCGCGACCCGAGATCAGCGCCAGAAGCAGATCGCGAGTCTGCGGAAGCGCATGCAGCGGCATCCGTGCCATCAGTGCCCCGATCGCGAGCACCACGCGCGGTGGGCCGAGCGCTACTGGCGGCTGCGCCGCGACGTGGAGCGCACGCGGCGGCAGATCCAGAACCGCACCGGAACCGTCGCGCGCGTGTTCGACCGCGTCGTCGACGTGCTGACCGAGGTCGACTACGTGGCGGTCGACGACGAGGGCAGGACCGTCCTCACCGACGCCGGCCGCACGATGCGCCGGATCTACGGCGAGCGCGACCTGCTCGTGGCCGAGAGCCTGCGCCAGGGGCTGTGGCGGACGCTGGACGCGCCGTCGCTGGCCGCCCTGGCGTGCTGCCTCGTGTACGAACCGCGCCGAGACGAGACCGGCGAGCGATCGCTGCCGCGGGGTGCGTTCCGCCTCGCGCTCACCGCGACGCAGGAGCTGTGGGCGCGGCTGGACGACCTCGAGCGCGATCATCACCTTCCCGGCTCCGAGCCGGTCGCTGCGGGGCTCGCGCAGGCGATGCACTCGTGGGCGCGCGGTGCTGCGCTCGACCGCGTCCTCATCGAGGCCGACATGGCAGCGGGCGACTTCGTGCGGTGGGCGAAGCAGACGATCGATCTGCTGGATCAGCTCTCGCTCGTGGCAGCCCCCGAGGTCGCGACGACGGCCCGGCGCGCGCTGGACCAGGTCCGGCGCGGCATCGTGGCCTACACGTCGGTGTAG
- the tatC gene encoding twin-arginine translocase subunit TatC, with translation MTAGPPRVEDDPDAPRRDKRMSLGAHLVELKKRLIISAIALVVGMVVAFIITDPVLALITEPIRQVAEVRGDESRVELMFSTVASGFDLRLRMSIAIGLLLSAPVWIWQAWAFVVPGLTRKEIKYTIGFVGAAVPLFFLGAATGLWVMPNIVRLMAQFVPEGAAAFYDASYYYDFVFKLLLFVGVAYVLPVFLVALNFAGIVSGRAILKGWRVAVIVSIVFAALATPPADVATTFLLAGIMMVLFFAAAGISLLFDRRRRKRDATLLPPESGA, from the coding sequence GTGACGGCGGGACCGCCGCGGGTGGAGGACGATCCCGACGCGCCGCGGCGCGACAAGCGCATGTCGCTCGGGGCTCACCTCGTCGAGCTCAAGAAGCGGCTGATCATCTCCGCGATCGCCCTCGTCGTGGGGATGGTCGTGGCATTCATCATCACCGACCCGGTTCTGGCGCTGATCACAGAGCCCATCCGCCAGGTGGCGGAGGTGCGCGGCGACGAGTCGCGCGTCGAGCTCATGTTCAGCACGGTGGCGTCGGGCTTCGACCTGCGTCTGCGCATGTCGATCGCGATCGGACTCCTGCTGTCCGCGCCGGTGTGGATCTGGCAGGCGTGGGCGTTCGTGGTCCCCGGGCTCACGCGCAAGGAGATCAAGTACACGATCGGCTTCGTCGGAGCAGCGGTGCCGCTGTTCTTCCTCGGAGCCGCGACCGGCCTGTGGGTCATGCCGAACATCGTGCGGCTCATGGCGCAGTTCGTCCCCGAGGGTGCGGCGGCGTTCTACGACGCCTCGTACTACTACGACTTCGTGTTCAAGCTCCTGCTGTTCGTCGGCGTCGCCTACGTGCTGCCGGTGTTCCTCGTCGCGCTCAACTTCGCCGGGATCGTGTCGGGCCGCGCGATCCTCAAGGGCTGGCGGGTCGCGGTCATCGTCTCGATCGTGTTCGCGGCGCTCGCGACACCTCCCGCCGACGTCGCCACGACGTTCCTGCTGGCGGGCATCATGATGGTGCTGTTCTTCGCCGCAGCGGGCATCTCGCTGCTCTTCGACCGCCGGCGACGCAAGCGCGACGCGACGCTGCTCCCGCCCGAGTCCGGCGCATGA
- the tatA gene encoding Sec-independent protein translocase subunit TatA, producing the protein MGIQGWQWLLILAVILLLFGAAKLPALAKSMGQSARVFKGEMKAMKDEDAAAKDDAGDQTKVATSEAAEPARPDAGGASGSSSSS; encoded by the coding sequence ATGGGTATTCAAGGCTGGCAGTGGCTTCTCATCCTGGCCGTCATCCTGCTCCTGTTCGGCGCGGCGAAGCTGCCCGCGCTCGCGAAGAGCATGGGCCAGTCCGCCCGCGTCTTCAAGGGCGAGATGAAGGCCATGAAGGACGAAGACGCCGCTGCCAAGGACGACGCCGGCGACCAGACGAAGGTCGCCACGTCGGAGGCGGCGGAGCCTGCGCGACCTGACGCAGGCGGCGCAAGCGGCTCCAGCAGCAGCAGCTGA
- a CDS encoding WYL domain-containing protein: MSARRPLVAADRAALMLQLVPYLIGKGEVSLVEAADEFDVDVDQMREMVEKLTVIGLPGEAGYWQMANDLFDIDWELLDRDDLIVITNSVGLERSPRLTAREAAALLAGLQLASSIPGVGDTQLFAGLLAKLSRGASSVPADVIVAPGPVDAVRTAVAEALRRGVAVSFAYKAPDAATTTRTVDPIKVQIADGQWYLQGWCHLRRAMRTFHLDRVSDLALTDIPIAHAEEPVPAWFESSEDDIVARIRFRTDLAPLLGEYLDRAVVESDGEHSIATMRVADEASLRRLAAQRGGGVEILEPEGARRAAAAWAADGLAQYG, from the coding sequence GTGAGCGCGCGGCGACCGCTGGTGGCCGCGGACCGGGCCGCCCTCATGCTTCAGCTCGTGCCCTACCTGATCGGCAAGGGCGAGGTCTCGCTGGTCGAAGCGGCCGACGAGTTCGACGTCGACGTCGACCAGATGCGCGAGATGGTCGAGAAGCTCACCGTCATCGGCCTCCCCGGCGAAGCGGGCTACTGGCAGATGGCCAACGATCTGTTCGACATCGACTGGGAGCTGCTGGACCGCGACGATCTGATCGTCATCACCAACTCGGTCGGTCTCGAGCGCTCTCCCCGCCTGACCGCGCGCGAGGCCGCCGCGCTCCTGGCCGGTCTGCAGCTGGCGAGCTCGATCCCGGGGGTGGGTGACACACAGCTGTTCGCGGGACTGCTGGCCAAGCTCTCCCGCGGGGCCTCCAGCGTCCCCGCCGACGTCATCGTCGCGCCCGGTCCGGTGGACGCCGTGCGCACGGCCGTCGCCGAGGCCCTGAGGCGGGGTGTCGCGGTCTCGTTCGCGTACAAGGCGCCGGATGCCGCGACGACCACCCGCACCGTCGACCCGATCAAGGTCCAGATCGCCGACGGCCAGTGGTATCTGCAGGGCTGGTGCCACCTCCGCCGCGCGATGCGGACGTTCCATCTCGACCGCGTCAGCGACCTGGCGCTCACCGACATCCCGATCGCGCATGCCGAAGAGCCGGTGCCCGCATGGTTCGAATCGAGCGAGGACGACATCGTCGCCCGCATCCGGTTCCGCACCGATCTGGCGCCTCTGCTGGGCGAGTACCTCGACCGTGCCGTCGTGGAGTCCGACGGGGAGCACTCGATCGCGACGATGCGCGTGGCCGACGAGGCCAGCCTCCGGCGGCTGGCGGCGCAGCGCGGCGGCGGCGTCGAGATCCTCGAGCCCGAGGGCGCGCGCCGCGCCGCGGCGGCATGGGCGGCCGACGGGCTGGCCCAGTACGGCTGA
- a CDS encoding WYL domain-containing protein: MPDHVSAKIPPEERLVNLVVALMATEQGLTKDTILASVSGYREQASSGASKDALEKMFERDKESLRALGVPIETIGDRADPDDLREARYRVPTAEYELPGDIEFSPAELALLNLAGGVWSESSLSSEARTGLRKIRALGIPVEDPIIGFSPRISVREPSFAPLQQAIEQSRVVTFPYVRPGSGHARVRRIQPLALVEYEARWHVFGNDLGVGAERTFLLSRIVGGVELSRTRFDPALRDGAGERALTGLAEVAARNVALLEVNPGTEAALRLARRAMSAPQGIRVPYVDLQIFAGELASYGPEVRVVEPAALRDAVVERLRATVAANGGAS; encoded by the coding sequence GTGCCCGACCACGTGTCTGCGAAGATCCCGCCCGAGGAGCGCCTGGTCAATCTCGTCGTCGCCCTCATGGCGACCGAGCAGGGCCTGACCAAGGACACCATCCTCGCGTCGGTCTCGGGCTACCGGGAGCAGGCTTCGTCCGGGGCGTCCAAGGATGCTCTCGAGAAGATGTTCGAGCGCGACAAGGAGAGTCTCCGGGCCCTCGGCGTCCCCATCGAGACGATCGGCGACCGCGCCGACCCCGACGATCTGCGCGAGGCGCGCTATCGCGTTCCCACCGCCGAGTACGAGCTTCCCGGGGACATCGAGTTCAGCCCCGCCGAGCTCGCCCTGCTCAATCTCGCGGGGGGCGTGTGGAGCGAGAGCTCGCTGTCGTCCGAGGCGCGCACGGGGCTGCGCAAGATCCGCGCGCTCGGCATCCCGGTCGAGGACCCCATCATCGGCTTCTCGCCGCGCATCAGCGTGCGCGAGCCGTCGTTCGCGCCGCTGCAGCAGGCGATCGAGCAGTCGCGGGTCGTGACGTTCCCCTACGTCCGGCCCGGCAGCGGCCACGCGCGCGTGCGCCGCATCCAGCCTCTGGCGCTGGTGGAGTACGAGGCGCGCTGGCACGTGTTCGGCAACGACCTCGGCGTCGGGGCCGAGCGGACCTTCCTGCTGTCGCGCATCGTCGGGGGTGTCGAGCTGTCCCGCACGCGGTTCGATCCGGCGCTGCGCGACGGCGCCGGCGAGCGCGCCCTCACCGGCCTGGCCGAGGTCGCCGCCCGCAACGTGGCCCTGCTCGAGGTCAATCCGGGCACCGAGGCCGCGCTGCGGCTGGCCCGCCGCGCCATGTCCGCGCCGCAGGGCATCCGCGTCCCCTACGTGGACCTGCAGATCTTCGCCGGTGAACTGGCGTCCTACGGACCCGAGGTCCGGGTCGTCGAGCCGGCCGCGCTGCGCGACGCCGTCGTCGAGCGCCTGCGCGCGACGGTTGCGGCGAACGGGGGCGCGTCGTGA
- a CDS encoding FKBP-type peptidyl-prolyl cis-trans isomerase — MRKFPAALALTALTAVGLTGCSLPAGTSACPRPAVSDADVMDLISVSGSPDSMPDVEVYAPFSTTSVQYEDVSTGTGPALTTDAQIAVIDVTLLAGDSGEIVGTTAYSGDLSSTLSMSQVYAAYPGLEEGLQCATEGSRVAVALSPDGLEPTNAARLGLGAEESAIAIVDLRKVYLPHAEGTLQFNSGFGLPSVVRAEDGRPGIIVPDSAAPDELVIQTLIAGDGEVVAGDRPVRVHYTGVTWDGKDVFDSSWDSEPRSMSLDSVVPGFAQALEGQTVGSQVMVVIPPELGYGDVAQGSIPAGSTLVFVIDILGLDQPAS, encoded by the coding sequence GTGCGCAAGTTCCCCGCTGCCCTCGCCCTGACCGCTCTGACCGCCGTCGGTCTGACCGGCTGCTCGCTGCCCGCCGGCACGTCGGCCTGTCCGCGCCCGGCCGTCTCCGACGCGGACGTGATGGATCTCATCTCGGTGTCGGGATCGCCGGACTCCATGCCCGACGTCGAGGTCTACGCACCCTTCAGCACGACGTCCGTGCAGTATGAGGACGTGTCCACGGGCACGGGACCGGCGCTGACGACGGACGCCCAGATCGCGGTCATCGACGTCACCCTCCTGGCTGGAGACAGCGGCGAGATCGTCGGCACCACCGCGTACAGCGGCGACCTGAGCTCGACGCTCTCGATGTCGCAGGTGTACGCGGCCTACCCGGGCCTCGAGGAGGGACTGCAGTGCGCGACCGAGGGGTCGCGGGTCGCCGTCGCCCTCTCGCCCGACGGGCTCGAGCCCACCAACGCCGCTCGCCTGGGACTGGGCGCGGAAGAGTCCGCGATCGCGATCGTGGACCTGCGCAAGGTCTACCTACCGCACGCCGAGGGCACGCTGCAGTTCAACTCGGGCTTCGGCCTGCCGTCGGTCGTGCGCGCCGAGGACGGTCGCCCGGGCATCATCGTGCCGGACAGCGCCGCACCCGACGAGCTCGTCATCCAGACGCTCATCGCCGGTGACGGCGAGGTCGTCGCCGGCGACCGGCCGGTCCGCGTGCACTACACGGGTGTGACATGGGACGGCAAGGACGTGTTCGACTCGTCGTGGGACAGCGAGCCCCGCTCGATGTCGCTGGACTCGGTGGTGCCGGGGTTCGCCCAGGCTCTCGAGGGCCAGACGGTCGGCTCGCAGGTCATGGTCGTCATCCCGCCCGAGCTCGGCTACGGGGACGTCGCGCAGGGATCGATCCCCGCGGGCTCGACGCTGGTGTTCGTCATCGACATCCTGGGGCTCGACCAGCCCGCGTCCTGA
- a CDS encoding tRNA (adenine-N1)-methyltransferase, with protein MTERPSGPFRVGDRVQLTGPKGRLHTITLREDGELHTHHGVLRHTSLIGQPDGSVVANSGGHEYLALRPLLRDFVMSMPRGAAIVYPKDAAQILAEADVFPGATVVEAGVGSGALSLWLLRAIGAEGRLVSFERREEFAEVAKANVETFIGTVPANWDVVLGDLGEALPAAVQPGSVDRVVLDMLAPWECIDVVADALTPGGVVVCYVATATQLSRVAEYMRGTGLFTEPDANETMVRGWHVEGLAVRPDHRMVAHTGFLVWARRLAPGAIPPEVKRRASKSSYGDEDVELWTPGAVGDREITDKNLRKRVREAQRAADGVRGAGSAGDESD; from the coding sequence ATGACCGAGCGACCCAGCGGACCGTTCCGCGTCGGAGACCGCGTGCAGCTGACCGGCCCCAAGGGGCGCCTGCACACCATCACACTGCGCGAGGACGGCGAGCTGCACACGCACCACGGCGTGCTGCGGCACACGTCGCTGATCGGGCAGCCGGACGGATCGGTCGTCGCGAACAGCGGCGGGCACGAGTACCTGGCGCTGCGACCGCTGCTGCGCGACTTCGTCATGTCGATGCCCCGCGGTGCGGCGATCGTCTACCCGAAGGACGCCGCGCAGATCCTCGCCGAGGCGGACGTCTTCCCCGGGGCGACGGTCGTGGAGGCCGGAGTCGGCTCGGGTGCGCTCTCGCTGTGGCTGCTGCGCGCGATCGGCGCCGAGGGGCGTCTGGTGTCGTTCGAGCGTCGCGAGGAGTTCGCCGAGGTCGCCAAGGCGAACGTCGAGACCTTCATCGGAACCGTGCCGGCGAACTGGGACGTCGTCCTCGGGGACCTCGGCGAGGCCCTTCCCGCCGCCGTCCAGCCCGGCAGCGTCGACCGCGTGGTCCTGGACATGCTCGCGCCGTGGGAGTGCATCGACGTCGTCGCCGACGCTCTCACGCCGGGCGGCGTCGTGGTCTGCTACGTCGCCACCGCGACCCAGCTCAGCCGTGTGGCGGAGTACATGCGCGGGACCGGCCTGTTCACCGAGCCGGACGCCAACGAGACGATGGTGCGCGGCTGGCACGTCGAGGGGCTCGCGGTCCGGCCCGACCACCGCATGGTCGCCCACACCGGCTTCCTGGTGTGGGCGCGCCGGCTCGCGCCGGGCGCGATCCCGCCCGAGGTCAAGCGCCGCGCGTCGAAGTCCTCCTACGGCGACGAGGACGTCGAGCTGTGGACCCCCGGGGCCGTCGGAGACCGCGAGATCACCGACAAGAACCTGCGCAAGCGGGTGCGCGAGGCGCAGCGCGCGGCGGACGGCGTCCGCGGGGCGGGATCCGCGGGCGACGAATCCGACTGA
- a CDS encoding HAD family phosphatase yields the protein MNSPAAPSAVLWDMDGTLVDTEPYWMESEKPLVESFGGTWTHEQALALVGLGLEDAARILQSAGVRMSEHDIVDHLTAEVMRRLREDGVPFRPGARELLLALREAGIPTALVTMSMRRMAESVVDLIDFDAFDLIVAGDDATRPKPYPDPYLQACEALGVAPESAVALEDSPNGIRSAVASGAAVVGIPLMVSVAGAGAHATWPTLEGRTVEDISAFHAAHRTTTGDAR from the coding sequence GTGAACTCGCCAGCTGCGCCCTCTGCCGTCCTGTGGGACATGGACGGCACCCTCGTCGACACCGAGCCCTACTGGATGGAGAGCGAGAAGCCGCTCGTCGAGAGCTTCGGCGGAACGTGGACCCACGAGCAGGCGCTCGCCCTCGTCGGGCTCGGGCTCGAGGACGCCGCGCGGATCCTGCAGTCCGCCGGTGTGCGGATGAGCGAGCACGACATCGTCGACCACCTGACCGCCGAGGTCATGCGACGTCTGCGCGAGGACGGCGTGCCGTTCCGCCCGGGCGCCCGCGAGCTGCTGCTGGCGCTGCGCGAGGCCGGCATCCCCACCGCACTGGTCACGATGTCGATGCGCCGCATGGCCGAGTCCGTGGTCGACCTGATCGACTTCGACGCGTTCGACCTCATCGTCGCCGGCGACGACGCCACGCGACCCAAGCCCTACCCCGACCCGTACCTGCAGGCGTGCGAGGCCCTCGGGGTCGCGCCGGAGTCCGCGGTCGCGCTCGAGGACTCGCCCAACGGCATCCGCTCGGCCGTCGCCTCGGGCGCCGCCGTCGTCGGCATCCCGCTCATGGTCTCCGTCGCCGGGGCCGGTGCGCACGCCACGTGGCCGACGCTGGAAGGGCGGACGGTCGAGGACATCTCGGCCTTCCACGCCGCACACCGCACCACGACGGGGGACGCACGATGA
- a CDS encoding PAC2 family protein, producing the protein MNALGRRVLVAAFDGWNDAGEAASSAITQLRESGAYEPVFSVDPELYFDYQYTRPHIATDGTTGQRILKWPEATILKPTRPTRGTQLWLLTGVEPARAWQAFSAEFIDVALREDITGFVSMGSMMSDVPHTRPISVFAGSESEQVRATLGLERSTYEGPVGILSVLTHAADTAGIATAGLWASVPHYVAGHTPSPKATLALLDRLEDITGASVPRGSLATEAAAWEASIDAAAADDEEMTEYIRQLEHTRDTWDSPEASGDAIAQEFERYLRRGGGEGPHKPGRDDPAR; encoded by the coding sequence GTGAACGCACTGGGTCGACGGGTGCTGGTCGCCGCATTCGACGGATGGAACGACGCGGGAGAAGCCGCGTCGTCAGCCATCACGCAGCTGCGGGAGTCCGGCGCGTACGAACCGGTGTTCTCCGTGGACCCAGAGCTGTACTTCGACTACCAGTACACGCGGCCGCACATCGCGACCGACGGCACCACGGGTCAGCGGATCCTCAAGTGGCCCGAGGCCACGATCCTCAAGCCCACGCGCCCGACCCGCGGCACGCAGCTGTGGCTGCTCACGGGCGTCGAGCCCGCTCGGGCCTGGCAGGCGTTCTCAGCCGAGTTCATCGACGTGGCGCTGCGCGAGGACATCACCGGCTTCGTCTCGATGGGATCGATGATGTCGGATGTGCCCCACACGCGCCCCATCTCGGTCTTCGCAGGCAGTGAGAGCGAGCAGGTCCGCGCGACTCTCGGCCTCGAGCGCAGCACCTACGAGGGTCCCGTCGGGATCCTCAGCGTGCTCACGCACGCGGCCGACACGGCCGGCATCGCCACGGCCGGGCTGTGGGCGAGCGTGCCGCACTACGTCGCCGGCCACACACCGTCGCCGAAGGCGACGCTCGCGCTGCTGGATCGGCTCGAGGACATCACCGGGGCGTCGGTGCCGCGCGGGAGCCTCGCGACCGAGGCTGCCGCCTGGGAGGCCTCGATCGATGCGGCCGCCGCCGATGACGAGGAGATGACGGAGTACATCCGCCAGCTCGAGCACACCCGCGACACGTGGGACTCCCCCGAGGCCTCGGGGGACGCCATCGCGCAGGAGTTCGAACGGTATCTGCGTCGCGGCGGCGGCGAAGGGCCCCACAAGCCGGGGCGCGACGACCCCGCGCGCTGA
- a CDS encoding undecaprenyl-diphosphate phosphatase produces the protein MLLEAIILGLVQGLTEFLPVSSSAHLRILGEFLPTAQDPGAAFTAITQIGTEAAVVVFFWRDIVRIVSHWFQALLGRIPRGDPDARMGWLIIIGSIPIVVLGLLFQDQIETTLRSLWLVAGMLIFFGVLLGIADLVGAKRRRLNDLTVGHGVVYGFAQSLALIPGVSRSGGTITAGLFMGYERAAAARYAFLLAIPAVFGSGFYQLIKSWDEPGVFTLGETAVATGVAFVVALGVIAFFMSWISKRSFLPFVVYRVALGSTLLVLLAMGVIEAY, from the coding sequence ATGCTGCTCGAGGCGATCATCCTCGGCCTGGTCCAAGGTCTCACCGAGTTCCTTCCCGTGTCCTCCTCGGCGCATCTGCGGATCCTGGGGGAGTTCCTCCCGACGGCGCAGGACCCGGGTGCAGCGTTCACAGCGATCACCCAGATCGGCACCGAGGCGGCCGTCGTGGTCTTCTTCTGGCGCGACATCGTGCGCATCGTGTCGCACTGGTTCCAGGCGCTTCTGGGACGAATCCCGCGGGGCGACCCCGACGCCCGCATGGGGTGGCTGATCATCATCGGGTCGATCCCGATCGTCGTTCTCGGTCTGCTCTTCCAGGACCAGATCGAGACCACCCTGCGCTCACTGTGGCTCGTGGCGGGGATGCTGATCTTCTTCGGCGTGCTGCTGGGCATCGCCGACCTGGTGGGCGCCAAGCGGCGCAGGCTGAACGACCTGACGGTCGGGCACGGCGTCGTCTACGGGTTCGCGCAATCGCTCGCGCTCATCCCGGGCGTCTCGCGCTCGGGCGGCACCATCACCGCGGGGCTCTTCATGGGTTACGAGCGCGCCGCCGCCGCCCGCTACGCGTTCCTGCTGGCGATCCCGGCGGTGTTCGGGTCGGGCTTCTACCAGCTCATCAAGAGCTGGGACGAGCCGGGTGTCTTCACGCTCGGCGAGACCGCCGTGGCGACCGGCGTGGCGTTCGTCGTGGCGCTCGGCGTGATCGCGTTCTTCATGAGCTGGATCTCCAAGCGCAGCTTCCTGCCGTTCGTCGTCTACCGCGTGGCGCTCGGATCGACCCTGCTGGTGCTCCTGGCGATGGGCGTCATCGAGGCCTACTGA